The sequence ATTGCAAAACCTGGTTGGCTGAGAATCTCGCCGCGGGAAGTGAAGTCAACACCAGGATGTAGCTGGTCCGTTCCAGGCTTGCAGCCTGAGCCTGCGTCCCATTGCGTTGGGCTTTTCGTTCCGCCTTAAATACTAAGGGACACACATGTTGAAAGAAAGAAAGCGATTGAAAGTCCGCGACGCCGCGGCCCAATGGGAGGTCATTCAGAAGGAGTTCAACGTCGAAGAGTTCATCAATTACTTCGCGGTGAACATGTGCGTTCAAAACTGGGATGGATTCTTCAACAACTACTTCGTCTATCGTGACGTGAAGCCTGGATCGAAGTGGGAGATCTACCCCTGGGACCAGGACAAGACCTGGGGCGAATATGACGGGGCGAGCGAGCGTTTCGATTGGTATGACATGCCGCTCACGATGGGCATGCAGGGTGACAACCCGCCCCGGTTACGAGGTTTGATGCGATTTGAAGGTGGAGGCCCGTTCGGAGGCGCTTCCTGGTGGCGCCCGCCGGGATGGTTTTCGGGTCCTTTGCTGGCTAATCCTGAATTTCGCCAGCGCTTCAAAAAAAGGCTGGCGGAAATCTGTCTGACCGTGTTTACGCCTGCGAAAATGGAACCCCTCGTCGTGTCGCTGGAGAATCGGCTGGGGCCGGAAATCATGATTCGCGCGGGTCTGACGCGGCAGGATCCCGCTGAAGCTTCCAGGCGTTTTCAGCGCCATCTCGATTCGTTCCGGAACCAAGCCGAACACCGGCGCCAATTCATTTTGAACGCCCTCAGCAAGGAAAAGTGAGTTTGAGGGAAAAGCCGGCGCAGGATTCAGCGGCGGAAACGTTCCGGGGAGGGAGGGGCTTGGGTTGAGATGATCTGCTCGAACCCCTAGTCCATCATGCTGCAGCTGGTGCCCGCGACAGGACTTGAACCTGTACGATGTTACTCACTAGAACCTGAATCTAGCGCGTCTGCCAATTCCGCCACGCGGGCAATCCTGCTCTCGCCGCAGGGATCTTGAACTCACTTCAGAGCCGCCTGCCGGGAGCTTAAACCCGCTCGGCAATCATCGACCCAACCGCGACAATCCCTACTAACTAAGGACCCATCCCCGACATCGCAAGTGAATTCATCGGGCCAGCCGAGAATGATCCTTGTGACAACTTGTTACTGTTTGAACGGGCTTCGCCGCATCTGAGCACAGCGCCAACTTGACTCATTGCAAGGGTTCATGGAAATTGGGGTCGGATCATGGTTCGTTCATTTGCTTTTACGACTCAGGGGCGCTTGCATATGCGCGACCTGGATGCCTTCCTGATTCCGACGTTGCTGGCGGACACCAACTTGTTTCTATGGGTTGACTTGGAGGATCCGACACCGGAGGAGACCAAGTTTTTTCTAGAGGATGTATTTCGATTTCATCCGCTTTCCATTGAGGACTGTGTGATGGTGACGCCGTCGCCGAAGGTGGAGGAGTATGTTCCGAAGGAGGAAGACCGGTTTGCGCCCTATCTATTCATGGTCATTCACGCGGTCGATTACAGCCGGAAAGACGGTGTATTTGCGACCAGCGAGCTTAATTTTTTTCTGGGGAAGAATTTCCTCGTCACTTTTCACGAGGTGGCCATGAAGTCGATGCAGGCCGTTGAGGAGCGCTGCATTCGCAGCAATGTCCTCGTCGCGAGGGCGCCGGACCGGGTGGCCCACATTCTTCTCGATGCCTTAGTTGAGAATTACAAACCGGCCCTTGAGGAGCTGGCTTTGGAGATTGGCGATCTCGAACAGCAGGCGTTGCAGCACCCCTCCTCCCGCACGTTGAACAAGATTCTTCAGGTCAAGAAGGAGGTCATGCATTTGCGGCAGATCATCGGTCCTCAGCGCGAAGTCCTTTCCCGCTTCGCCAAAGGCGAGTTCAAATTGATTCGTCCTCACCTCGTGCCCTACTACCGCGACGTCCATGACCGGTTGTTCCACATCGCGGAGCTCGCCCAAAGCTACACGGATTCCCTCACAGGGATCTTGCAGGTGTATCTCAACATGTCCTCCAACCAGACCGGGGAGGTGGTGAAATTTCTGACCATGATTACCGCCATCACCACTCCCATGATGATGGTGGGCACCTGGTACGGCATGAATTTCGAAACGATGCCGGAAGTGAAATGGGCTCACGGCTACGGGCTGGCTTCCGTGGTGACCTTGATTTCCACCGTCGCCACCGTCTGGTATTTCAAGAAGCGAAGGTGGTTCTAGAAGACGCCGGGCTCCTCCCATGCCAAAAGCCAAGTCCAATTTTGTCGAGAAAGTGCTTGGGCGTCTCGGACGCATCGATCAGCAAGGACTCCAAAGCGTGGTCCAGCGCCTGGCCCGCGAGAGAGCCTTCCTGGAAACACTCTTCAACACCATCGAAGATGGCATCCTCGTGGTGGATGAGGAAGGCAAGATCGTTTACAGCAATTTGGCGGCGGGGCACTTGTTCGGTTTTGCACCGGAGTCCGTTGAGAATCAGCCGGTTCGCCGCCATTTGCCCGAGCTCGATTGGCTGAGGCTCGAGTCGCTCGACAAGGAGGGCGGACCGCGCATCTTTCGCCACGAATTCGAAATTCATTATCCCCGGCCCCGTTTCCTCCGGCTTTACGCGGCGCCGTTGGATGGCGAGAGCGTTGGGCGAGCCGGATTTGCCTTGATCGTGCACGACGCGACTGAAGCGCGGCAGCAGACCTTCGAAGCGATCGAAAGCGAGCGTGTTCAGGCGCTGACCCTCCTGGCGGCAAGCGTGGCCCACGAGGTCGGAAACCCTCTCAACGCACTCAGCATTCATCTCCAGTTGATGGATCGGGAACTCAAGAAGTTGCGCTGGACCGAAGCGCGTTGTGCCAAGAAGAAAACTCCCGCCCCGCCCGCCGCCTTGCCGTCCAAGCCTCTGGAAGGCCGCGATGTCGAGGAAATCAGTGACAAACTCGCCGGGTATCTGGCGGTGGCCAAAGGGGAAATCGCCCGGCTCGATGACATCGTCACGCAGTTCTTGCAGGCGATCCGTCCGTCGCGACCTCAGTGGCGTCCTGCGTCGCTCAACGACGTGGCGGCCGAGACGCTCGCGCTGCTGCGTCCCCAATGCGACAATCGCGGCCTCCTCGTCGAGCAGCGCTTTCAAAAACCGTTTCCCGATGCGGTCATCGATCCGCGCCAGATCAAACAGGTGCTCGTGAATTTGGCGAAGAACGCGATGCAAGCCATGACCCGCGGTGGACGCCTGGGCATGGAAACCGGGTCCACGCCGGACGGCGTGTGGATCGCCGTCAGCGATACGGGAGGAGGGATACCCACGGATCAGCTCCAGCGCATTTTTGAACCCTTCTTCACCACGAAAAAGAAGGGATCCGGCCTGGGGTTGATGATCGTGCAGCGCATCGTTCGAGACCACGGCGGGCGGATCGAGGTGGAAAGTCACATGGGCAAAGGAACTTCTTTCCGAGTTTGGCTTCCCCGGGGACAGAAGGCACCCCGCTTGCTTGAGGCGGGAACCCCATGAGCCGCCCCACCTTGCTCATTGTCGACGACGAGAAGCCTACCCGCGACGGCTTGCGGGCGGCACTCGAGGACCGCTACGAGGTCTTTCTGGCTGAGGACGCCGCGACCGCCATGGCGCTCCTGGAAAAGGAGCCCGTGGATGTGCTGCTGACGGATCTGCGGCTGCCCAACGAGGACGGTCTGAAGCTCCTGGCACGGGCCAAGTCGTTGTCCCATCCGCCGATTTGCATTTTGATGACGGCCTACGGGTCAGAGGAAGTTGCGGTCGAGGCGATGAAGCAAGGGGCGGATGATTATATCGCCAAGGGCCGGCTGCAGATTGAAGAACTTGAGTTGCGCATCGCCAAGGCGCTTCGGCAACAGAATTTGGAAGTCGAGAATCGCAACCTCCATCAGCAGCTCGACCGGAAGTTTGGGGTTGAAAACATCGTGGGCGAATCGTCCTTGATGAAGGAAGTGTTTGAGGTGGTGGCGCAAGTGGCCCCCAGCCGCGCCACCGTGTTGGTGACGGGAGAAAGCGGCACGGGAAAGGAACTCATCGCCAAGGCCATCCACCGGCTCAGTCCCCGCGCGCGCTTTCCACTCGTCACGGTCCATTGCGCGGCGCTCTCCCCGTCCCTGCTGGAAAGCGAACTTTTTGGTCACGAAAAAGGCGCGTTCACCGGGGCGCATGAGCGCCGGGTGGGACGATTCGAGCTGGCGGGCGGTGGCACCCTCTTCCTGGATGAAATTGGGGAGATCGACGCTTCGGTTCAGGTCAAGCTCTTGCGCTTCTTAAGCGAGCGCACATTTGAACGCGTGGGGTCGAACAAGACCTTGACGGCGGACGTTCGGCTGGTCGCCGCAACCAACAAGAATCTGGCGCAAATGGTCAAGCAGGGAACGTTTCGCGAGGATTTGTATTTCAGGCTTCGCGTCGTCGAGATCCACCTCCCTCCGCTGCGGGAACGCCCGGGGGACGTTCCACTGCTCGCCCGCGCGTTTCTGCAGGAATTCGCCCGCGAGAACGGCAAGGGGGTCCAGGAGTTCACCCTGGACGCCTTGGATGCGCTGCGGAGTTACCCTTGGCCGGGGAATGTCCGGGAGTTGCGCGCCGCGGTTGAACACGCCGTCGTGTTGTGCCGGGGTGACCGGGCCGGGGTGCGTGACCTTCCTGCCGAGCTGCGCGCCCCTGCGGTGATGACGGCCGCCCCCATTCCGAGTGATGCCGCGCCGGGAGAGACTCCTCTCACGGTCAAAGAGGCCGAGAAGCAGCTCATCATTCGCGCGCTGAAGGAAGCGGGCGGCAGCCGCACCCTGGCCGCACAGCGCATTGGGATCAGCCGGCGCACGCTGCACCGCAAGTTGAACGAGTATCGATTGGAAGGCATCTAAACCCGGACTGGAAGGAGACTGGCATGGTAGGTCTGCAAGAACTGATTCATAAATTCGAAGTGGGCGAGGGGGCGGGCTGGCTGCGCTCCGTGCTGGGCGCGGTGGCGCTCCTGGCGATGGCGGTGATCTACGATCTTCGCGAGTTCAAGAACTTCAATTCACCCGAGGCCATGGACCAGGCCCAGCTCGCCCGCAACA comes from Verrucomicrobiota bacterium and encodes:
- the corA gene encoding magnesium/cobalt transporter CorA, which produces MVRSFAFTTQGRLHMRDLDAFLIPTLLADTNLFLWVDLEDPTPEETKFFLEDVFRFHPLSIEDCVMVTPSPKVEEYVPKEEDRFAPYLFMVIHAVDYSRKDGVFATSELNFFLGKNFLVTFHEVAMKSMQAVEERCIRSNVLVARAPDRVAHILLDALVENYKPALEELALEIGDLEQQALQHPSSRTLNKILQVKKEVMHLRQIIGPQREVLSRFAKGEFKLIRPHLVPYYRDVHDRLFHIAELAQSYTDSLTGILQVYLNMSSNQTGEVVKFLTMITAITTPMMMVGTWYGMNFETMPEVKWAHGYGLASVVTLISTVATVWYFKKRRWF
- a CDS encoding PAS domain S-box protein, with translation MPKAKSNFVEKVLGRLGRIDQQGLQSVVQRLARERAFLETLFNTIEDGILVVDEEGKIVYSNLAAGHLFGFAPESVENQPVRRHLPELDWLRLESLDKEGGPRIFRHEFEIHYPRPRFLRLYAAPLDGESVGRAGFALIVHDATEARQQTFEAIESERVQALTLLAASVAHEVGNPLNALSIHLQLMDRELKKLRWTEARCAKKKTPAPPAALPSKPLEGRDVEEISDKLAGYLAVAKGEIARLDDIVTQFLQAIRPSRPQWRPASLNDVAAETLALLRPQCDNRGLLVEQRFQKPFPDAVIDPRQIKQVLVNLAKNAMQAMTRGGRLGMETGSTPDGVWIAVSDTGGGIPTDQLQRIFEPFFTTKKKGSGLGLMIVQRIVRDHGGRIEVESHMGKGTSFRVWLPRGQKAPRLLEAGTP
- a CDS encoding sigma-54-dependent Fis family transcriptional regulator, translated to MSRPTLLIVDDEKPTRDGLRAALEDRYEVFLAEDAATAMALLEKEPVDVLLTDLRLPNEDGLKLLARAKSLSHPPICILMTAYGSEEVAVEAMKQGADDYIAKGRLQIEELELRIAKALRQQNLEVENRNLHQQLDRKFGVENIVGESSLMKEVFEVVAQVAPSRATVLVTGESGTGKELIAKAIHRLSPRARFPLVTVHCAALSPSLLESELFGHEKGAFTGAHERRVGRFELAGGGTLFLDEIGEIDASVQVKLLRFLSERTFERVGSNKTLTADVRLVAATNKNLAQMVKQGTFREDLYFRLRVVEIHLPPLRERPGDVPLLARAFLQEFARENGKGVQEFTLDALDALRSYPWPGNVRELRAAVEHAVVLCRGDRAGVRDLPAELRAPAVMTAAPIPSDAAPGETPLTVKEAEKQLIIRALKEAGGSRTLAAQRIGISRRTLHRKLNEYRLEGI